A single window of Nicotiana tomentosiformis chromosome 1, ASM39032v3, whole genome shotgun sequence DNA harbors:
- the LOC138909959 gene encoding uncharacterized mitochondrial protein AtMg00860-like — MVEDIMEVFMDDFSAVGDSFEDCLHNLRRVLKRCVETNLVLNWEKCHFMVQEGIVLGHRVSNKGIEVDHAKVEVIEKFPPPTLVKEVRSFLGHAGFYMRFIKDFFKIANPLCKLLEKDHSFVFSDDCRLAFEELKRRLVTAPIIIAPNWEQPFELMCD; from the coding sequence atggttgaagatattatggaagtctttatggatgatttctctgcgGTGGGGGATTCGTTCGAAGACTGTCTgcacaatttaagaagagtgttgaaaaggtgtgtggagacaaatttagtgctgaactgggagaaatgccattttatggtacaagaaggtatagtgctggggcatcgagtgtccaataagggtattgaggttgaccatgctaaggttgagGTGATTGAGAAGTTTCCACCGCCTACTTTAGTTAAGGaagtaagaagtttccttgggcatGCCGGGTTCTACATgcgatttataaaggatttctttaaaattgctaaccccttatgtaaactccttgaaaaggatcattcttttgtgttttctgatgattGCCGgttagcatttgaggagctgaagaggAGACTGGTGACCGCACCAATCATCattgcacccaactgggagcaaccatttgagctcatgtgtgattaA
- the LOC138909965 gene encoding uncharacterized protein has protein sequence MPGYAKMIKDLMSHKFDFQDLATVTLTQTCSVVVTRPIAEKLSDPGIFTIPCTIGNYAFAKALCDLGASINLMPLAIYKRLGIGRARPTSMLLQLADRTVKKTSGILDDKSMRRPSEFANCSLIEAVDVILEEEDETLNAKDPLAACLMNLEEMNGENLAEWVLALEGRGYWRKELEFEPLHLEERKTPPAKPSIEEPPQLELKPLPSHLRYAFLGPKSTLPVIISSSLLDVQAE, from the exons atgcctggttatgcaaaaatgataaaggacttgatgtctcataagttcgactttcaagacttggccacGGTTACACTGACTCAGACATGTAGTGTTGTTGTGACAAGACCCATAGCTGAGAAATTATCTGATCCAGGGattttcacaatcccatgcacaataggcaactatgcgtttgctaaggcactttgtgatttgggggcaagcataaacttgatgcccttggctatctacaaaaggttaggcattggaagagctagaCCCACGTCTATGTTATTACAGCTGGCTGACCGGACAGTGAAGAAGACCTctggtatccttgatgat AAATCTATGCGGCGACCCAGTgagtttgctaactgctctctgatagaagctgtggatgtgatcttggaggaggaagatgagactctgaatgcaaaagaccctctagcagcatgcctcatgaacttagaagaaatGAATGGTGAAAACTTGGCAGAGTGGGTTTTGGCCCTTGAAGGGCGAGGGTACTGGAGAAAAGAGCTTGAATTCGAGCccttacacttagaagaaagaaaaacacctccagctaagccatcaattgaagagccaccacagttggaactAAAACCGTTACCGTCTCACCTCAGGTACGCTTTCTTGGGACCCAaatccactttacctgttattatctcatccagtTTGTTAGATGTACAGGCAGAATAG